Genomic DNA from Mycobacterium stomatepiae:
CCAGCCCGCCCAGAATCGACCGCGCCGGCACCCCAATCGCTTTGAACACCGCGAAGTCGCGCAGACGCTCCAGCGCGGATAGACAACCGAGCCGACGATCAACACCGCCACGATCCAGAGCAAAACCGCCACGATCGTGATGGAACCTCCCGCGACCTTCACCGCACGAATCAGATCGGCGACACCGGCCGCTCGATCGACGGTCTGGTAGCCGTCCGGCAGCTGCCGCGGCGCGCCCTGAATCCCGATGGACGAGATGATCGGCTGACCGTTGTACGCCAGTTGCTGAAGGCCCTTGGTGGGGTCAGAAAGACGTTGGGCATCTTCGCCAGCGAGGTGGAGTTGGGCACGATACCGACGACCTGCAGGGTGCGCGCACCGACCTGGATTCCGTCGCCCACGTGCCGACCAAGCGTGCTCGACACGGCGACCTCGTCCGGGGTTCACGGTGTTCGCCCCTCCGAAACACGCGGCATTCCGGGTCCATCCGTCGGCGCCCCAAACACCGTGACATTACGTGCCGACGTGCCATCCCTGACCGTTGACGGCGCACAGGCCAATGGAGCCGCGGCCGCGACGCCCGGCTTGGCGGCTACCCGAGGCAGTTCAGCTTCGGCGAACGGCGTTGCGCCCAGGAATGGTCCGGCCGCCCCGGCCTTGACGACGAACGCATCTACGCCAATGGAATCGACGGTTCGCTGGGCCTCGACGTGAAAGCCGTTCGCGAGCCCCGTCAGACGCGCGTCATCGCGAACACCAGTCCGGTGCTTACCACCGCGATTACGAGGCGTCTGCTTCGCCATTGCATGTCGCGCAAGGCCGCGAACAGCATGTTCAGACGCTACCGCCACCCCTGGCCGGTTGACCAGGCCTCGCCGCCGCGGGGATTGCCGGCTAGCCCAGCGCCGAAATCGTGGCGACGACTTCGTCGGTGGTGAGAATCGCACTGGCGTAGTTCGGGATATTGACGTCGAGGGCCGCGTGCATCTCCACGTCGGAGTAGCTCGCCGTCGCGTCCTTGACCACCGTGACGTCGTAGCCGAGCTCCGCGGCGAATCGAACGGTTGCCTCGACACAGGTGTGGGCGATCAGGCCCACGACGATCAGCCGATAGATGCCGTGCTTCTTGAGCAGCAGGTCTAGATCGGTGTTGGCGAACCCACTGGAGCACCAATGTTCTTGGGCCACAATGTCGCCCGGTTGCGGCTCGAAGTCGGGATGAAGCTCGCCACCCCAGGTTCCATACTCGAACGTCTTGCGTGACCAAGCGGCCCGCTGGATCGGCGCCACGTACTTCCAGGTCTCGTAGTCGCCCGGACGGTACCGGCGGTGCAGTGCATAGAAGACACGGATCTCCGCAGCCCTTGCGGCGTCGAGGGTTTGACGCATGTGCGGGATGCATCCGTTGGCTTCGGCGACACCCTTCAGGCGATCCCACACCTTGCCGCCGTCGGAGATGAAGTCGTTGTACGGATCGATTACCAGCAGGCCGGTGAGGTCCTTTTCCTGCGCCACGGTGCTATGGTCGCATGCCGGCGGTGCTCCCGTCTCAGCCCGAACGTTCGGCGGTCAGGATTTCCGCGGCCCGTTCACCGATGATCACGCACGGGGGCCATCGTGTTGCCGGGGGTGACTCGCGTGTCACCGGTTCGCCTCGACGACCGCCGGGGCGGTGTCGCAGCCGCCAGCCTCCAGCAGCATGCTGGCATCTGGATTCTCGGCGAGTCGGCGCGCTACCACCGAGCCCGCTCAACCGGCCCCGCAGACGATGAAGTCATACCGCGGGTGCAGTGCCGCGCCGAGCCGCTCTTGGTTAGCGGAAACCAGCCGCGGAAATTCGGGTTGGGCTTGTGAATCACGTTGCGCCGCTGTGATCATCGACCGCTTCTTTGCCAGACACGCTCGGGCCCAGCATTTCTCGTACCGCAAACTCGATCCAGACCGAAGCATTCCTGGTAGCTGCGCGGTCAGTTACGCGTGAAGATCAATCCGACGGCGCCGGGCTGGCGAGGCTGGACAGCAACCGGAGCCGCTCCTCCGCGGTGGTGCCGGATTCGGCGTAATAGGTGACGAGCACCTGCCTGGTATCGGGAAGCACGAAGGTGCGATAGCGCAGCTCCAACAGGCCCACCTGGGGGTGGTCGATCACAGCGGGGCCGGTGGTCTTCTGCCTGACCTCCTGGCGAGCCCACAGGGTGCGGAACCGCTGGCTGGCGATGCTGAGTTCACCGATCAGTGACTGCAATTCGGGGTCGGCGGAATTGTCTTCGGCGATGTTGTAGCGCAGCCAAGAGGTCAGAATCGCGGTGACATCGTCCCAGTTTTTGATCCAGTCGCGCAGGCCGGGCTCCAGAAACACCGCCCGCATGTGGTTGATGCCCGGGACGAAAAAAGGCGACAGCGCGCGCGCCATCGCGTTGGCGGCCAGGATGGTCATCTGCCGGTTCTGGATATATGCGGGAGTCTGGTGCCAGTCGTCGATCAGCGTCTGCAGCCCGGGCTCGAATTTTTCGGGTGAGACGGAGCCGCGCCGCCGCCGGCGAGGCGCCGGGTGGGCCAGGTTGCGCATGTACTGCGTGGCATCGTCATTCAGCTGCAGCGCGCTGGCCAAGCCCTCCAATACCTGATCGGACGGCTGGCGTTCCCGGCCTTGCTCGAGTCTCAAGTAGTACTCGGCACTGATGCCGGCCAACATCGCTACTTCCTCGCGACGCAAGCCCGCTACCCGCCGGCGCTCACCCTCGGCAAGCCCGACATCGGCGGGCTTCAGCAAATCGCGGCGCGCTCTCAGAAACGTCGCCAACGACTGCGGATCGGGCATGTTTCGAAGATAGCTCTGACGCGCACGGCTAGGGTAACCGCATTTCTACCAGGAATTGCCCGGTCATGACTTACCTTGCCGGCCAACGGAATCCCATCCATGGCTCAGGAGCCACTTTGTGTGTCCTGCGCTGGCGCACCGAACTTGTTGGGCCACAGTGCCATTCGATCGAGCACTTGTCCCGCAACACGAGCGTGTGAAACAGAACCGCGCACATGTGGGCGGTAAACGCGGCGAATAACAAGAAGGCGAAAACCCCGTGGCACTCGCGCAGCACCGCGTAGAGATCGAGGTTCTGCGGTGCGATGCCCGGCAGACGGAGCGGCCCGGCCAGGGTGACCGGGAGCTTGGCGGCCGACAGCGTGGCCCATCCGATCACGGGCTGTATCAGAAGTAAGGCATAAAGCGCATATTCCGACCAGGTCGCGATGCGCCGCTCGAGGCGGCTCATCGTGGCCAAGAATGCCGGAGGGCGATGCGTGAGCCGATTCGCGAGCCGCACTACCGCGAAGACCAGGATCGCCACACCCAACGGCCGGTGGATGGCCAACAGCAACGGGTAATAACTTAGCGACGCGATCATGGTCACACCGATAAGCAGCTGCACGATGACCATTGGTGCCATCAGCCAGTGCAGAATCCGGGACGGGATCGTGAAACGTGCTGCCGTTTCGGCATTCTCGCCGCTCATGAGCGCACCCCGCTGACGTTGACCGCGCTGGGCGATTTGGGTTCCTCGGCACGGCGGGTGAACGGGCGCGCGTAAACGGCCGACCGCGCGGCCAGCAACGGATCGTCGGACACGGTGATGCCGTCGGGCAGCACGGTCGGGTCGAAGTTGATGTCGCGGGCGTTGCCGGCTTCCTCGGTCTGCACCGCATTGATGGTGATGGTGCCGGCGTCGATCGACCGCCGTGACTGCGGCCAGGGCTTGGTGGCGTCGTTGGTCGGGTCGCCCGGTTCACCGATGGTGAGAACGAGTTTCCACGTCAGCGGCCGCCGCCCCACCGCGACGATGAGGTCGTCGAACAGGTAGTCCTTGCCGGCCGAAGGCGCCGGGAGCGCCCCTTTGTCCTGCTGCGCAACCGCCGACCAGCGCACCGGGACGGTCGCGCCGGCGCTATTAGTGAAGTAGAACGCATTCAGACCGTGAAATGTGCTGTCCGCGAACCCCACACTCGGCGGTGTCTGCTTGATGATTTTCAGCGCCGCAACCGTCTCGGGGTGGCGGTCCAAGAAGGCGGCCATCTTCTGCGGATCGGGCTTGCCCGTGGCGGGAACGGGTTTGGACGCGAGCAGCCGCTCGTAAAAGCCCTCCGGGGTGCGATCGGTGAAGACCGGGAAATTGACCATCGCGGTGCGCCACTGCCGCCCGTTGGGCACCTGGAACACCAGCCCCAGACCGCGGACTGTGTCGGGCTTGTCGCTTTGGTCCGGCAGTCCGCCGCCCAGCGAAAACCGGCCGACCACCCCAACGCTGCCCGCTTGGAAGACCGCCGCCCGACAGATGGCCGCGCCCGCCCCATTACTCGCGAACGATCCCGTCGCGCTCAGCCCTTTGGCGTGATTGCGGCGAAACCCTTCGTGACGGCCGAAGACGTGCTCGAACCGATCGGCGAAGCGCGGCGGGGTCAAGTCGTCGGGCCGCAACCAACCGCCCGCGTAGGCGAACCCGCCCACGTCCACGGCGGCAACGCCGGCGACTGCACCCATCCCGAGCAGCGCGCCGCGCCGGGTGAATGCACCGAATCGACGTTGGCTGGGCTGCGTTTCAGCGGGCCGATCCTCCGGCTGCTGATCGCGATCAGCGGGCTCCATGGCCCACCGTCCTTTCCGTACTGCCGCGCAGCGTGGAACTAAGTCGCTGAAGGCAATTCAATCCAGGGGCTGATGTCGTGCGCAACTCTTAGGGCTACCGGTGCCCACATCCGGACCACGACGGAGCGGGAGAATTCGTTCAACTCTCGCCCAAGACCTTCACTATTTACGCTCCGAGGCGTAGCGTAATGGGCGGCCGAGGCCGGGCGTTCCCCGGTCTCGTGTCCACCATCTGCGGCCAGCCACCCATGGCGACCACGAACATACTCGAAGGAGACTCGTGTTCGACCTCAAGATCACCGGTGGAACTGTTGTCGACGGCACGGGCGCCGAGCGCTACCGAGCCGACGTTGGCATCAAGGATGGTCAGATCGTCGACGTCGTCCGACGGGGCGCTGAGGACGCGGAGATAGGCGGCTTGGCAACAGCCCCCGCGGCCGAAACTATCGACGCGACGGGTCAAGTGGTGGCCCCCGGCTTCGTCGACATCCACACCCACTACGACGGTCAGGTCACCTGGGACAGTTTGCTGGAGCCGTCCAGCGGCCACGGTGTCACGACGCTGGTGACGGGCAACTGCGGTGTGGGCTTCGCACCCGTGCGGCCCGGCAGCGAGCAGTGGCTCATCGAGTTGATGGAAGGCGTCGAGGACATTCCCGGCACCGCACTCACCGAGGGCATCACCTGGGGCTGGGAGACCTACCCCGAATACCTCGACGCGATCGGCAAGCAGAAGTTCGCAGTAGACGTGGGCAGTCAGGTCGCGCACGGCGCCATTCGCGCCTACGCGATGGGCGAGCGGGGCGCCCGCAACGAGCCGGCCACGCCCGAGGACATCGCGGCGATGGGCCGGCTGGTGACCGAGGCGATCGAGGCCGGGGCGCTTGGGTTTTCGACGTCGCGCACGATGGGACACCGCGCAATGGACGGCGAGCCCGTACCCGGCACGTTTGCCACCGAGGACGAGTTGTTCGGTCTCGGCCGAGCCATGGCGGCCGCGGGCCAGGCGGTGTTCGAGCTCGCCCCGCAGGGATCCGCGGGCGAGGACATCGTCGCTCCGAAGAAAGAACTCGACTGGATGCGTCGGTTGAGCGGCGAGATCGACCGACCGGTGTCGTTCGCGCTGATCCAGGTCGACGCCGACCCGAACCTCTGGCGCGAGATGCTGGACCTGTCCGCCGATGCGCACGCGGCCGGCGCCCGGCTGTACCCGCAGGCCGCGGCGCGCCCGTTCGGCATGATGATCGGCTTCCAGGGCCACCACGGCTTCACCCACCGGCCCACCTACCGGCGCCTGAAGGCCGAGTGCAGCCGTGAAGAGCTCACGCATCGGCTGACCGACCCCGCGGTGAAGGCCGCGATCTTGTCCGAGGACGACCTGCCCGCCGACCCCACGCTGTTGTTCGACGGGATGTTCGCCCTGGTGCAGCACTCCCTGAAACGGCTCTACGCGCTTGGCAACCCGCCCGACTACGAACCCACCCCGGATCGCGCCGTGGCCGCCATCGCGAAAGCGCGCGGCGAAGACCCGCTGGCGACGCTGTACGACCTGATGCTCGAACAGAACGCGACGGCCATGCTGATGCTGCCGCTGTTCAACTACGCCGACGGCAACCACGACGCGATCCGCGAGATGATGCTGCACCCCGCCGGCGTGCTCGGGCTGTCCGACGGGGGCGCGCACTGCGGAATGATCTGTGACGCTTCCTATCCCACCTTCCTGCTCACGCACTGGGCCCGGGACCGGCACCGGGGCGAGAAGTTGTCCCTGGAACACGTGATCCGCAAGCAGTCCCGCGACACTGCCCACCTGTTCGGTCTCACCGATCGCGGCACGATCGAGCGGGGCAAGAAGGCCGACATCAACGTCATCGACATGAACGCGCTGACCCTGCATCCTGCGGCGATGGCCTGGGACCTACCGGCCGGTGGCAACCGGATTCTGCAGGGGGCCAGCGGCTACGCCGCGACCATCGTCAGCGGAACGGTGACCCGCCGCAAGGACGTCGACACCGGAGCCCGGCCCGGCCGCCTGGTACGCGGAGCGCGCTGAGGACTTCGTCGGTGACCGCGGCTGCCGGCAACCCGGCACGCACCCGAGACGAGGACGCGATCGGCACCCCGCCCGACGGCCCGACGCTGGTGCCGGCTGAGCGCTACTACTCCCCGGTCTTCGCGCGACTCGAGATCGAACGTATGTGGCCGAAGGTGTGGCAGATCGCCTGCATGGTCGACCATGTCGCCGAACCGGGCGACTACTTCGAATACCGGTGCGGCCCATACGGGATGCTGATCGTTCGCGGCGACGACGGCGTGTTGCGAGCGTTTCAGAATGCGTGTCGCCATCGCGGCAACTCGCTGTGCACCGGCTCGGGTTCGGCACTGCGCGAGCTCAAATGCGGTTATCACGGTTGGACGTGGGACCTGGCCGGCGTCCTCGAGCGGGTGCCCAACCGCAAGGGTTTCGGTGCCCTGCATATGTCCGATTTCCCGTTGGTCGCGGCCAAGGTCGAGAGCTGGGAAGGGCTCGTCTTCGTCAATCTCGACGTCAACGCGATGCCGCTGGACGAATACCTCGAGGCGATTCCCGATGACATCGCGTGGTGTCGTTTGGCAGATTTCCGTTGCTACGCGACTCTCACCGTCGAGGTCGAGGCAAACTGGAAGACGATCGCCGACGGGTACAGCGAGAGCTACCACATCCAGACCCTGCATCCGGAGTTACTGCGGTGCGTCGACGACATCCATGCGCCACAACAGATCTGGGGCCATACGGGTAAGTCCGACCAGCCCTACGGCGTGCCGAGTCCACGCTTCGACGGCGCGCTGAGCGACGAGCAGGTTTGGGACGCCTACGTATACACCCAAGGTGCGCTGATGGGCGCGGCCGAAGGCACCCCGTTCCCCGCCGACCAGCGGCGGCCCGGACAGACGGTCCAGGAGCTGATCGCCGATCGCACCCGGGATTTTGCTGCCAGCCGAGGGGTGAATCTGGACTGGGCCGACACCGACCGGATCACCCGGCTGCACCAGTACAACGTGTTCCCGAACATGACGCTGTTGGCCAACGCCGACCACCTGACGATCATGTGCTCGCGTCCCGGACCCGACCCGGACAAGGGTGAATTGGTTATGTTCTTGATGACCCGGATGTCGCCCGGCGCGGCCCGCAACAAGCCAACGGACGTTCGCGTGGGTGCCGAGGATGCCGAGCCCGGCCTGGTGCTGACCCAGGACATTCGGGTGCTCCCGGGCGTGCAGCGCGGCATGCACCAGCCCGGATTCACTCACGTCGTGCTGTCCGGCGAGGAACGGCGGGTGATCAACATGCACCGCAATCTCGAGCGCTACCTCGACCTGCCGGAATCCGATCGGATGACCGGGGGCATATCGGAACCCGGCACATTCGCGCCGACAACTTAATCGGCGCCCACCCCCCGAAAAACCCGCCACGGGTCTAGACTTCCGGCTTGTGACGACCGCGTCGAATCCGTGTGGTGATGAACGAGGACAGCTGCCATACCGACTGCACATGGGGTATCAGATCGTCGGCCAGCGGCGCGCGCGGCGGATGTGCCGATCGTTCGCGGACGTGGGCGTCGACACCGGGCCCGTTCGTCTGCAGCAGATGCTCGCGGGCATGCCGGTCTCCGACGAAGAAATCACCGACGTCAATTTCGCCCTCATCGCGACCCAGATCAAGCGCGACGAGCGCAACGCGAAGCGCAAGGAGTTGCAGCGTCAGGGCACCCGCTCGCTGATGTTCGCCGGGATGATTCTGCTGGTGCTGAACTTCCTGTTCTGCCTCGCCTACCTGATGCTCAATCTGACGGACCAGGCCCCACTCTAGCGCCGGGCAGTTGGGTTACCGCCACCGAAACGGCCCGGGGCAAGGTGATCGTCCGTTGTGCGGGGCGATACCAGCCCTGGGCGGCATGCTGGCCGGTGTGTTTTTCGCCATGACGTCGAGTGTGCGTCCCGGGCTTTGCGTGTGCTTTCTGGGCGGCGACACGCAGATAGAGCCCGCCGAGACGTGCACCCAAAACCGCAGTCGCACAGCAGAAGCGACGAGTCCAGCCCGTTGATGCCTAATCGGACCGGCGAAAGCGCACGATGTCGTGCCATCGATTGCCGGTCGATCGCACGAATTCGAAGTTCTCGGGCTCGACGAGATCGCGCAATTCTTGGACACTCATCCGGTCCGGATCGGGAAACGCCTCGGCGAACACGAGGTACCCGCCCGGCTTCAGCACCCGGCCCAGCGAACGGATACACGCTGGCTTGTCGGGCACCTCGCCGATCACCGCCGCCAGGAACGCGACATCGAAAGTGCCTTCGGGGTAAGGAAATCCGTTGCTTGCCTCGCCCGTGGTGAAGCCGACGTCGTGGAACCCGGCCAGCTCGAGTTGGCGCCGCGCCTTGTCCAGCATCTCGGGCTGAAGGTCGAAAAGGTCCAGCCGGCCGTAGGTGAGCTGACGGGCGATCTGCACGCTGTAGAAGCCCGGGCCGGGTCCGACTTCCAGCACGTGCTCAGAACCGGTGAGACCGATGCCGTCGACCTTGCGCGCCGGGTTGGACAGCGCCCGGCGTACCGGATTGTTCAGCAGGAACGCCGCCTGATGCGGATAGGGAGCGGCACCCTTATTGCGCCTCTTGTTGAGCAGGGCATCCATCCAGGTCGTCGACATCGCGCCTCCTAACTTGTCGGTCCAAGTTAGGTTACCCTAAGTAAATGCGTCGGCGCTAGGCCTGCTCCGGAACCCCGCGGGCCGGCATCGAACGGCCAACCTCCACCGCACCGTGGATCTCGACCGTTCCGCCCGTCGCGTGATGTTGCTGCTGCCAGTCGTTAATCGCTTGGTGCGCAGCATGATCCAAGTAGCTTGTCAGCAGATGCACCGCGACCGTAGTGCGCTCCGGGATGGACGCCAACACGCGCGTGAGCCTGGGCAGGGCGAGAAACGTGCAGGCCCCCTCGATGACGACCCGCCATTCGTCGCCCACGGGCGTGGCTTCGATCTTGGTCCGGATCACCCGCCAGGCGGTCAAGACGATGGCCAGGGCGAGTCCGATCATCACGCCGTGCAGCAGATTGAGGAACACGACCGCGACGATGGTCACCAGGTAGACGGTTAAATCGCCTGTTTTCATAACGGTTTCGATGTGCGCCGGCTGCAGTAGCTGTATTCCGATGACAATGAGCAGACCGGCCAGCGCCGCGGTCGGGATCTGCTCCACCAGTTCTGCGAACGGGATCGCGAACAGCAGGATCCAAAAGCCGTGCATGATCGTCGAGGCACGGGTTTTCGCGCCCGCGTGGACGTTGGCCGCGCTTCGCACGATCACACCGGCAATGGGAAGGCCGCCGATTGCCCCCGACACGATGTTGGAGGCGCCCTGTCCGATCAACTCGCGGTTGAAGTCGGTGCGTGGTCCGTGGTGCATCCGGTCGATCGATACCGCCGTCAACAGGCTCTGCACGCTGGTGATGAGCGTCACGGTGACGATCCCGACGACGACGGCGCCCCAATTTCCGTGCGGGATGGCCGGCAGTTGCAGCGCTTGCAGCACCGATCCGTCGAGCTCGATCCGCGATACGTGGAACGGGAACACCAGCGACACGACCGTCACCGCCACGATCGCGACCAGCGGACCGGGAATGGGCGCCACTTTGGCGGGAGCCCAGCGCCAGCCGATCATGATGCCGATCACGAGCAGGCCCAACAGGACTCCGGGCCGGTGTGCATTCACGATCTGGTGTGGCAGCTCAATGACGTTGCGCCAGGCT
This window encodes:
- a CDS encoding isochorismatase family cysteine hydrolase encodes the protein MAQEKDLTGLLVIDPYNDFISDGGKVWDRLKGVAEANGCIPHMRQTLDAARAAEIRVFYALHRRYRPGDYETWKYVAPIQRAAWSRKTFEYGTWGGELHPDFEPQPGDIVAQEHWCSSGFANTDLDLLLKKHGIYRLIVVGLIAHTCVEATVRFAAELGYDVTVVKDATASYSDVEMHAALDVNIPNYASAILTTDEVVATISALG
- a CDS encoding helix-turn-helix domain-containing protein, whose protein sequence is MPDPQSLATFLRARRDLLKPADVGLAEGERRRVAGLRREEVAMLAGISAEYYLRLEQGRERQPSDQVLEGLASALQLNDDATQYMRNLAHPAPRRRRRGSVSPEKFEPGLQTLIDDWHQTPAYIQNRQMTILAANAMARALSPFFVPGINHMRAVFLEPGLRDWIKNWDDVTAILTSWLRYNIAEDNSADPELQSLIGELSIASQRFRTLWARQEVRQKTTGPAVIDHPQVGLLELRYRTFVLPDTRQVLVTYYAESGTTAEERLRLLSSLASPAPSD
- a CDS encoding catalase family peroxidase; translation: MEPADRDQQPEDRPAETQPSQRRFGAFTRRGALLGMGAVAGVAAVDVGGFAYAGGWLRPDDLTPPRFADRFEHVFGRHEGFRRNHAKGLSATGSFASNGAGAAICRAAVFQAGSVGVVGRFSLGGGLPDQSDKPDTVRGLGLVFQVPNGRQWRTAMVNFPVFTDRTPEGFYERLLASKPVPATGKPDPQKMAAFLDRHPETVAALKIIKQTPPSVGFADSTFHGLNAFYFTNSAGATVPVRWSAVAQQDKGALPAPSAGKDYLFDDLIVAVGRRPLTWKLVLTIGEPGDPTNDATKPWPQSRRSIDAGTITINAVQTEEAGNARDINFDPTVLPDGITVSDDPLLAARSAVYARPFTRRAEEPKSPSAVNVSGVRS
- a CDS encoding N-acyl-D-amino-acid deacylase family protein: MFDLKITGGTVVDGTGAERYRADVGIKDGQIVDVVRRGAEDAEIGGLATAPAAETIDATGQVVAPGFVDIHTHYDGQVTWDSLLEPSSGHGVTTLVTGNCGVGFAPVRPGSEQWLIELMEGVEDIPGTALTEGITWGWETYPEYLDAIGKQKFAVDVGSQVAHGAIRAYAMGERGARNEPATPEDIAAMGRLVTEAIEAGALGFSTSRTMGHRAMDGEPVPGTFATEDELFGLGRAMAAAGQAVFELAPQGSAGEDIVAPKKELDWMRRLSGEIDRPVSFALIQVDADPNLWREMLDLSADAHAAGARLYPQAAARPFGMMIGFQGHHGFTHRPTYRRLKAECSREELTHRLTDPAVKAAILSEDDLPADPTLLFDGMFALVQHSLKRLYALGNPPDYEPTPDRAVAAIAKARGEDPLATLYDLMLEQNATAMLMLPLFNYADGNHDAIREMMLHPAGVLGLSDGGAHCGMICDASYPTFLLTHWARDRHRGEKLSLEHVIRKQSRDTAHLFGLTDRGTIERGKKADINVIDMNALTLHPAAMAWDLPAGGNRILQGASGYAATIVSGTVTRRKDVDTGARPGRLVRGAR
- a CDS encoding aromatic ring-hydroxylating oxygenase subunit alpha, encoding MTAAAGNPARTRDEDAIGTPPDGPTLVPAERYYSPVFARLEIERMWPKVWQIACMVDHVAEPGDYFEYRCGPYGMLIVRGDDGVLRAFQNACRHRGNSLCTGSGSALRELKCGYHGWTWDLAGVLERVPNRKGFGALHMSDFPLVAAKVESWEGLVFVNLDVNAMPLDEYLEAIPDDIAWCRLADFRCYATLTVEVEANWKTIADGYSESYHIQTLHPELLRCVDDIHAPQQIWGHTGKSDQPYGVPSPRFDGALSDEQVWDAYVYTQGALMGAAEGTPFPADQRRPGQTVQELIADRTRDFAASRGVNLDWADTDRITRLHQYNVFPNMTLLANADHLTIMCSRPGPDPDKGELVMFLMTRMSPGAARNKPTDVRVGAEDAEPGLVLTQDIRVLPGVQRGMHQPGFTHVVLSGEERRVINMHRNLERYLDLPESDRMTGGISEPGTFAPTT
- a CDS encoding class I SAM-dependent methyltransferase, with translation MDALLNKRRNKGAAPYPHQAAFLLNNPVRRALSNPARKVDGIGLTGSEHVLEVGPGPGFYSVQIARQLTYGRLDLFDLQPEMLDKARRQLELAGFHDVGFTTGEASNGFPYPEGTFDVAFLAAVIGEVPDKPACIRSLGRVLKPGGYLVFAEAFPDPDRMSVQELRDLVEPENFEFVRSTGNRWHDIVRFRRSD
- a CDS encoding SulP family inorganic anion transporter, with protein sequence MQLIEQHEARTIEHRSASLKDRLRPVFRHDLSASLVVFLVALPLSLGIAIASDAPVLAGLIAAIVGGVVGGAVGGSPLQVSGPAAGLTVVVADLIGEFGWGITCFITAMAGLMQVLLGFSRVARAALAISPVVVHAMLAGIGVTIALQQMHVLLGGESKSTAWRNVIELPHQIVNAHRPGVLLGLLVIGIMIGWRWAPAKVAPIPGPLVAIVAVTVVSLVFPFHVSRIELDGSVLQALQLPAIPHGNWGAVVVGIVTVTLITSVQSLLTAVSIDRMHHGPRTDFNRELIGQGASNIVSGAIGGLPIAGVIVRSAANVHAGAKTRASTIMHGFWILLFAIPFAELVEQIPTAALAGLLIVIGIQLLQPAHIETVMKTGDLTVYLVTIVAVVFLNLLHGVMIGLALAIVLTAWRVIRTKIEATPVGDEWRVVIEGACTFLALPRLTRVLASIPERTTVAVHLLTSYLDHAAHQAINDWQQQHHATGGTVEIHGAVEVGRSMPARGVPEQA